The Sebastes umbrosus isolate fSebUmb1 chromosome 19, fSebUmb1.pri, whole genome shotgun sequence genome has a segment encoding these proteins:
- the zgc:162472 gene encoding transcription factor TFIIIB component B'' homolog isoform X2 → MFRRSRFSIRPNVGTTGRTAGTPQEASSASQEASKTPKDVSESSTATAVTDDKSVVTPSEKPTAPGDGNDQNVEGTSSSAAVQRRKRFSIKPKVAPGRPSTLARTPKSPVKAVSQTPIEVPVSDLDKPSTATPPRLQSPRRRRSSEESKQPKMQPKPTLIPSDSSEPSAVPTAEDSPEQSCVGFSSTNLQADSGKELESASGSQVEEVPSRPPDKVPLSLPDKEAIALSEKAKTLVSSKSGVSLSPPAFSLSRLLNDPSDLQRLAKARKLRELLKQEMHKEKKIKKANARAKEYTLDPAKMTMRDLIRYLPVSNPMTSSLEDSAQENETVVPPSPVREASPERAQEPEVLPKIASPREEDEGEAEAEAEEEQDDDDVMVPQVKVAEDGSLIIDEESLTVEVLRAKGPNPAQGRDPIFERGSTTTYSSFRKGTYSKPWSNEETDMFFLAISMVGTDFSMICQLFPHRARSEIKNKFKKEERANSWRIDKAFKERRKLDIEYFSKLLEKILEVQKNRKKLKSLAGKKSPKKQKKKPKDKKSARKLSVVEEEDEEEQNEMPDLEEEGEKENEDLCNEGGTTVAKPKKKRKRKDASTEEPNDKKNKTGEKSSEQDEAYIPGDTEAALPEDRPTSDMSEKTDSVNEAKDATIKPAKLSRGRAPKPLLPLGRKWGKKAPPPSTKTSDAASDNGDESMIDEASKEQEVNKDASPLSQANKRKSANDDSEEEDATVQLPRPTRYGRVPKPTKLLNYPAKEAASETTPASPEGSTASAARPKPKCTAKRGRSSKQQSAQESKKPKLVTLRASQSEDSDEGDEQQREQEEEEEVEEDQHAAWSSSKDSAAPVFVPASLRSPRPVISEVEETMEELDILANMPDVLGISQDALCPDASFDLVHNETGTAEACEHQLDLLVDVIDFLSSDHAEVTEDESYNEAAQTLLTIGNLAHLPQSAQNQIAIQDHISGTTSVIVNETSQHLEEEIASTSAAQEENSATPLMSATSVYGVTETSETDTAVELQNSTADNDDIPVIESSDQRTGSDIVPTPQLHSSPESSKTNSPQTKRGRLSKVKPKPNLGQASRTAQSKSQPATSTERTAEESHTVAPDLCQVTETLSAAEETPKIAACSRTLLKDEMSCIEVKPAEEPSGSQKRSVGQLKSGTATSNQSASENQNLSEAEQAASDSTSASESTDKLLMSHVGTIKSSCNSQVTSGTAVTEAQIGRGSNIDSAPVQESSDYPAPCVTPVEELPDSQEDESEVGSARQTRTSRFQKVKPRVIIAKTSRTARSKPQTTKDTVEKDSNPTPHPKFHEKTIVEVEAEPTCTTSPEKPSQCPGPASDLTPLLDLGSSPTPTEELSTTGEKKTDVGVVVQVESGASTSHQSASETQNLSEAQFEPSREQATRDTQPTFESADEVLMSPTTESSCNNPLTPDLPVTESQVGQGSNIDSVPVQKSSDHPVTPVEELPVSHKEESEVGSTCQTRKSRFQKVKPKVNLPQTLRTARSKPQTTKDTVEKDSNPTPNPKFHEKTIAEVEAEPPCTTSLEKPSQSLAPASDLIPSLDLGSTLTPTEELSTTEEKKTDVGVVGQAESGAATSDQRASETQNVSEAQFEPDTKEATRDTTPTLESTDEKLVGTTESRCSNPQTSDSAVTESQVGQRSNIDSAPVQESSDHPVTPVEELPVSHKEESEVGSTPQTRTSRFQRVKPKVNLVQSSRTAHSKPQTTRDTVAKDSNQTPHSEFNDKKIVEVEAEPTCTTSPEKPSQSPGAASDLIPSLDLGLILTPIEELSTIEEKKTNVGCVGQAESGAATSQQSASENQNLSEAQFDPSRQQSTRDTTPTLESTNEVLMFHVGTTESSCNNLLTSESAVTESQVGQGSNIVSSPVSESNDHPAQCVTPVEELPVSQKEESEVGSTRQTRTSRFQRVKPKVNLVQSSRTARSKPQTTKDTVEKDCNPTPNPKVHEKTIAKVEAEPACTTSPEKTNQSPGPASDLIPSLDLGSTLTPTEELSTTEEKKTDVGVGQAESGAATSDQSASETQNLSEAQFEPSREQATRDTTPSSVSTHEVLMSHVGTTESRQVTSDPEVTESQVGQGSPKDSAPVQESSDHSAPPELPVSLKEESEVKPTRQTTRGRLLIVKPKPNLSQTSRTVRSKPQTTEDPVTPMQLADTPSSPTSRLESTDKMITEVEAQPTCSSTPPETPSQITSTGTASVPEDLSSMEEQKTDVGCGQGSKSEGPEQNVSQRRRRFSNVKPNLGSSPRTTRTKLQSNDISKPSEQSNMDTSLTSEQQPADNNNAQTERVLADSKHLTSTRCSLHTELLSSTKSLDSTNDKGTSSAGVVIATSWIAETQSVLTESVLENKSSEKPTVEGESKEDRTSNTDTVESGPASQWDCKQDMSIGVTETKTAVSDLQKSSQDGSAESKSESTLPTNTQSAPDPKESIHQPRSENDSEAQNQEALQQCSETNQTNQSEPTDSPSRKAPQTRRGRLIKPQPRLGLSRRPPQPQQVQNAKQADADCGTHSEGLDASVCHKLVSEHQPDIKEPVEGAVGPLFSNQNSSQNVAGSSLGCVTQVADNDTQDASTSSTGATQSLPSFTIIQDTLSQQEPSDPEEPFFILSLTEIPVGPSGEVAGSVPEPLPYLPVTDASIEQQSIPGDSSAAAGDGPVSDVAVPVSVEESDVTGLINVKDIGPDPAAYGWNKENPVDPHESTAVHPSKLPETVEKNDETEIPPTKQRGTRRREAQVKPNITKRKQASKTLAAKEAESITIQTDTTQHPELPGPSVQSKACDDVVTEPQTGSGDHADVEKETRAVREDPEGSSSGAQTTRTRATSIQQRRAKDFLPFISETNNAAPASDSPPGKAASKGRKVRAPRAAGKRSAPAPVASTSHDDAPTRSATQPTEETHSASSTTSQTEPSRLRSVTTPCPAEVSASQPCVESSSIEEEPTNVSQYFLSDIFTEVDEA, encoded by the exons ATGTTTCGTCGGTCAAGATTTAGTATTCGACCCAATGTCGGTACGACAGGGAGAACGGCAGGAACACCTCAGGAAGCCTCTTCAGCAAGTCAGGAGGCCAGTAAGACCCCCAAAGACGTCAGTGAGAGCAGCACTGCTACTGCTGTGACAGACGACAAGTCTGTTGTGACCCCATCAGAAAAACCAACTGCCCCAGG GGATGGTAATGACCAAAATGTGGAAGGTACCAGCTCCTCAGCAGCTGTCCAGAGAAGGAAGCGGTTTTCCATCAAGCCCAAAGTGGCCCCAGGCCGCCCCTCCACGCTTGCTCGGACGCCAAAATCCCCTGTCAAGGCAGTCTCTCAAACTCCTATTGAAGTCCCTGTCTCAGACCTTGACAAGCCGAGTACAGCAACCCCTCCAAGACTCCAGTCCCCAAGGCGACGGAGGTCTTCAGAAGAGAGCAAGCAGCCCAAAATGCAACCTAAACCCACCCTCATCCCTTCCGACAGTTCAGAACCTTCAGCTGTTCCTACAGCCGAGGACTCTCCAGAACAATCCTGTGTTGGTTTCTCCAGCACAAATCTGCAAGCGGACAGTGGCAAAGAATTAGAAAGCGCGTCAGGCAGTCAAGTTGAAGAAGTTCCTTCCAGACCACCAGATAAAGTCCCCCTCTCTCTACCAGACAAAGAAGCTATCGCGCTATCAGAGAAAGCCAAGACTCTAGTGTCGTCCAAGAGTGGGGTTTCACTGTCACCACCAGCGTTCTCCCTGAGTAGACTCCTGAACGACCCATCGGACTTACAGAGGCTCGCAAAAGCCCGGAAGCTCAGAGAGTTGCTCAAACAGGAGATGCACAAAGAAAAG AAAATCAAGAAAGCAAACGCACGTGCAAAGGAATATACCTTAGATCCTGCCAAAATGACCATGAGGGACCTTATCCGTTATCTACCAGTGTCTAACCCCATGAC atctagtTTAGAAGACTCAGCTCAAGAGAATGAGACTGTCGTCCCTCCTTCTCCAGTAAGAGAAGC GTCACCAGAGAGAGCGCAGGAACCCGAGGTCCTCCCTAAAATAGCAAGCCCtagagaggaggacgagggggaGGCAGAAgcagaggcagaggaagagCAGGATGACGATGACGTGATGGTTCCTCAGGTCAAAGTAGCAGAGGACGGCTCACTGATCATTGATGAGGAGAG CTTGACGGTGGAAGTCCTGCGAGCCAAAGGGCCAAATCCAGCACAGGGTCGAGACCCCATCTTTGAGCGTGGCTCCACTACAACTTACTCCAGCTTCAGGAAAGGGACCTATTCCAAACCCTGGTCCAATGAAG AGACAGACATGTTCTTCCTGGCTATTAGCATGGTGGGGACAGACTTTTCCATGATTTGTCAACTGTTTCCTCACAGAGCTCGATCAGAGATAAAG AACAAATTTAAAAAGGAAGAGCGAGCGAACTCCTGGAGGATTGATAAAGCTTTCA AAGAGAGGCGCAAACTGGACATAGAGTATTTTTCTAAGCTGCTAGAGAAGATTCTGGAAgttcagaaaaacagaaagaaactcAAGTCTCTCGCTGGGAAGAAATCCCCCAAGAAGCAAAAGAAAAAGCCAAAGG ACAAAAAATCTGCAAGGAAGCTGAGtgttgtggaggaggaagatgaggaagagCAGAATGAGATGCCTGActtggaggaggagggagagaaagagaacgaGGACCTTTGTAATGAGGGAGGAACTACTGTCGCTAAGCCCAAGAAGAAACGCAAAAGAAAGGATGCCTCGACTGAGGAACCAaatgacaagaaaaacaaaacggGTGAAAAGAGCAGTGAACAAG ATGAGGCCTACATTCCCGGAGACACTGAGGCAGCACTTCCCGAGGACCGTCCAACATCAGACAT GTCTGAAAAGACTGATAGCGTGAATGAAGCCAAGGACGCCACAATCAAACCTGCTAAACTCTCACGAGGCagagcaccaaaacctcttctgCCTTTGGGCAGGAAGTGGGGTAAAAAGGCCCCACCGCCGTCCACAAAGACCAGCGATGCTGCGTCAGATAACGGGGATGAGAGTATGATTGATGAAGCCTCTAAAGAGCAAGAG GTAAATAAAGACGCATCACCCTTAAGCCAAGCCAATAAGAGGAAGTCAGCCAATGATGACTCTGAAGAAGAGGATGCCACCGTTCAACTTCCTCGACCTACTAG GTACGGGAGAGTGCCTAAACCCACCAAGCTCTTGAATTACCCTGCTAAAGAGGCCGCATCTGAAACCACTCCTGCCTCCCCAGAGGGGTCCACTGCTTCTGCTGCTCGGCCTAAACCCAAATGCACAGCCAAGAGGGGAAGATCATCAAAGCAACAATCAGCCCAGGAGTCCAAAAAGCCTAAACTAGTCACCCTCAGGGCTTCTCAGTCAGAAGACAGTGATGAGGGGGATGAACAGCAGCgggaacaagaagaagaagaagaggtggaggaggatcAGCACGCTGCATGGAGCTCCAGTAAGGACAGCGCTGCCCCTGTGTTTGTTCCTGCCAGCCTGCGATCTCCACGTCCTGTCATTTCAGAAGTGGAAGAGACAATGGAGGAG CTTGATATCTTGGCCAATATGCCTGATGTGTTGGGCATCTCCCAAGATGCACTGTGCCCTGATGCCTCTTTCGATCTGGTACACAATGAGACAGGCACAGCTGAAGCCTGTGAACATCAGCTGGATCTGCTTGTT GATGTTATAGACTTCCTTTCATCAGACCACGCAGAAG TAACTGAGGACGAGAGCTACAATGAGGCTGCTCAAACCCTGCTGACCATCGGCAACCTGGCTCACCTCCCTCAGTCAGCACAGAATCAAATAGCCATACAAGATCACATATCAG GGACAACATCAGTCATTGTGAATGAAACCAGCCAACACCTGGAAGAAGAGATTGCATCAACTTCTGCTGCACAAGAGGAAAACAGTGCTACTCCTCTTATGTCTGCAACTTCTGTTTATGGAGTCACGGAAACATCAGAAACTGATACTGCTGTGGAGCTACAAAACAGCACAGCAGACAATGACGACATTCCCGTTATTGAATCCAGTGATCAGAGGACTGGTTCTGATATAGTCCCTACCCCTCAATTGCACTCAAGTCCAGAGAGCTCAAAGACAAATTCTCCACAGACCAAGAGAGGGCGCTTATCCAAGGTGAAACCAAAACCTAACTTAGGCCAAGCCTCAAGGACTGCTCAGTCAAAATCCCAACCAGCGACATCAACAGAAAGGACAGCTGAAGAGAGCCACACAGTTGCTCCTGACCTTTGTCAAGTAACTGAGACACTATCAGCTGCAGAGGAAACCCCAAAGATAGCAGCCTGTAGTAGAACATTATTAAAAGATGAAATGTCTTGTATTGAAGTCAAACCTGCAGAAGAGCCATCTGGCAGTCAAAAGAGGTCTGTTGGTCAACTAAAATCCGGTACAGCAACATCAAATCAGAGTGCCTCAGAAAACCAGAACCTCTCTGAAGCGGAACAGGCCGCCAGCGACTCAACGTCAGCATCTGAGTCCACAGACAAACTACTGATGTCTCACGTTGGGACAATTAAGAGTAGTTGTAATAGTCAGGTGACATCCGGCACAGCAGTCACAGAAGCGCAGATTGGACGAGGGTCAAACATAGATTCAGCCCCAGTCCAAGAAAGCAGTGACTATCCTGCTCCATGTGTTACACCTGTAGAAGAATTACCTGACAGTCAGGAAGACGAGAGTGAAGTCGGATCTGCTCGCCAGACCAGGACGAGTCGATTCCAGAAAGTCAAACCCAGAGTTATCATAGCAAAGACATCAAGGACTGCACGTTCTAAACCTCAAACCACAAAAGACACTGTTGAGAAAGACTCCAACCCAACTCCACAccccaaatttcatgaaaaaacaataGTAGAAGTTGAGGCAGAGCCAACTTGCACTACCTCTCCTGAAAAACCAAGTCAATGTCCTGGTCCTGCTTCAGATTTGACCCCATTGTTAGATTTAGGCTCTAGTCCTACACCCACAGAGGAACTGTCTACAACTGGGGAGAAAAAGACAGATGTTGGAGTTGTTGTTCAGGTAGAATCAGGTGCTTCAACATCACATCAGAGTGCCTCAGAAACCCAGAACCTCTCTGAAGCCCAGTTTGAACCCAGTAGGGAACAGGCCACCAGAGACACACAGCCAACATTTGAATCTGCAGATGAAGTACTGATGTCTCCCACAACTGAGAGTAGCTGTAATAATCCGCTGACACCTGACTTACCAGTCACAGAATCACAAGTTGGACAAGGGTCAAACATAGACTCAGTCCCAGTCCAAAAGAGCAGCGACCATCCTGTTACTCCTGTAGAAGAGTTacctgtcagtcacaaagaAGAGAGTGAAGTCGGCTCTACTTGCCAGACCAGGAAGAGTCGATTCCAGAAAGTCAAACCCAAGGTCAACCTACCACAGACATTAAGGACTGCACGTTCTAAACCTCAAACCACAAAAGACACCGTAGAGAAAGACTCCAACCCAACTCCAAACCCcaaattccatgaaaagacAATAGCAGAGGTTGAAGCAGAACCACCTTGCACCACCTCTCTTGAAAAACCAAGCCAAAGTCTGGCTCCTGCTTCAGATTTGATACCATCGTTGGATTTAGGCTCTACTCTTACACCCACAGAGGAACTGTCTACAACTGAGGAGAAAAAGACAGATGTTGGAGTTGTTGGTCAGGCAGAATCAGGCGCAGCAACATCAGATCAGCGTGCCTCAGAAACCCAGAACGTCTCTGAAGCCCAGTTTGAACCCGATACGAAAGAGGCCACCAGAGACACAACGCCAACATTGGAGTCCACAGATGAAAAACTTGTTGGGACAACTGAGAGTAGGTGTAGTAATCCGCAGACATCCGACTCAGCAGTCACGGAATCACAAGTTGGACAAAGGTCAAACATAGACTCAGCCCCAGTCCAAGAGAGCAGCGACCATCCTGTTACTCCTGTAGAAGAGCTacctgtcagtcacaaagaAGAGAGTGAAGTCGGATCTACTCCCCAGACCAGGACGAGTCGATTCCAGAGAGTCAAACCCAAAGTCAACCTTGTACAGTCATCAAGGACTGCACATTCTAAACCTCAAACTACAAGAGACACCGTAGCGAAAGACTCCAACCAAACTCCACACTCCGAAttcaatgacaaaaaaatagtaGAGGTTGAAGCAGAGCCAACTTGCACCACCTCTCCTGAAAAACCAAGTCAAAGTCCTGGTGCTGCTTCAGATTTGATACCATCATTGGATTTAGGCTTAATTCTTACACCAATAGAGGAACTGTCTACAATTGAggagaaaaagacaaatgttGGATGTGTTGGTCAGGCAGAATCAGGTGCAGCAACATCACAACAGAGTGCCTCAGAAAACCAGAACCTCTCTGAAGCCCAGTTTGATCCCAGTAGGCAACAGTCCACCAGGGACACAACGCCAACATTGGAGTCCACAAATGAAGTACTGATGTTTCATGTCGGGACAACTGAGAGTAGCTGTAATAATCTGCTGACATCCGAATCAGCAGTCACAGAATCACAAGTTGGACAAGGGTCAAACATAGTCTCATCCCCAGTCTCAGAGAGCAACGATCATCCTGCTCAATGTGTTACACCTGTAGAAGAGTTACCTGTCAGTCAGAAAGAAGAGAGTGAAGTCGGATCTACTCGCCAGACCAGGACGAGTCGATTCCAGAGAGTCAAACCCAAAGTCAACCTTGTACAGTCATCAAGGACTGCACGTTCTAAACCTCAAACCACAAAAGACACCGTAGAGAAAGACTGCAACCCAACTCCAAACCCCAAGGTCCATGAAAAAACAATAGCGAAGGTTGAAGCAGAACCAGCTTGCACTACCTCTCctgaaaaaacaaatcaaagtcCTGGTCCTGCTTCAGATTTGATACCATCGTTGGATTTAGGCTCTACTCTTACACCAACAGAGGAACTGTCTACAACTGAGGAGAAAAAGACAGATGTTGGAGTTGGTCAGGCTGAATCAGGCGCAGCAACATCAGATCAGAGTGCCTCAGAAACCCAGAACCTTTCTGAAGCCCAATTTGAACCCAGTAGAGAACAGGCCACCAGAGACACAACGCCGTCATCTGTGTCTACACATGAAGTATTGATGTCTCATGTTGGGACAACTGAGAGTAGACAGGTGACATCCGATCCAGAAGTCACAGAATCACAAGTTGGACAAGGGTCACCCAAAGACTCAGCCCCAGTCCAAGAGAGCAGCGACCATTCTGCTCCACCAGAGTTACCTGTCAGTCTGAAAGAAGAGAGTGAAGTCAAACCTACTCGCCAGACTACGAGAGGTCGATTACTAATAGTCAAACCCAAACCCAACTTATCACAGACGTCAAGAACTGTGCGGTCTAAACCTCAAACCACAGAAGACCCTGTCACACCCATGCAGCTTGCGGACACACCCTCCAGCCCAACTTCAAGACTTGAGTCCACTGACAAGATGATAACAGAGGTAGAAGCACAGCCAACTTGCAGTAGCACCCCTCCTGAAACACCAAGCCAAATTACAAGTACTGGCACTGCTTCAGTGCCAGAGGACTTATCTTCAATGGAGGAGCAAAAGACAGATGTTGGATGTGGACAAGGCTCAAAATCAGAGGGCCCAGAACAAAATGTTTCTCAAAGAAGGCGGCGCTTTTCCAATGTAAAACCCAATTTAGGGTCATCTCCTAGAACTACACGTACAAAACTGCAGTCAAATGATATCAGTAAACCCTCAGAACAGAGCAATATGGACACCTCTTTAACCTCAGAACAACAGCCTGCGGACAATAACAATGCACAAACAGAACGGGTACTCGCAGACAGCAAGCACCTGACATCAACACGTTGTTCATTACATACAGAACTCCTCAGCTCAACAAAGTCACTCGACAGCACAAATGACAAGGGGACATCCTCTGCTGGCGTCGTCATAGCAACATCTTGGATTGCTGAGACACAGTCTGTGTTGACAGAGTCAGTTCTTGAAAATAAGAGCAGTGAAAAACCCACAGTTGAAGGGGAATCCAAAGAGGACAGaacgtcaaataccgacacagTGGAGTCTGGGCCTGCGTCACAATGGGACTGCAAACAGGACATGTCCATTGGAGTTACAGAGACAAAAACTGCAGTTTCAGATCTTCAGAAGTCTTCACAAGATGGTTCAGCAGAGTCAAAAAGTGAATCTACACTCCCTACTAATACACAGTCAGCACCAGATCCGAAAGAAAGCATTCATCAGCCACGTTCAGAGAATGATTCTGAGGCACAAAATCAAGAAGCACTCCAACAATGTTCTGAAACTAATCAAACTAATCAGTCAGAGCCAACCGACTCTCCCTCAAGAAAAGCTCCCCAGACTCGTAGAGGCCGGCTTATTAAACCCCAACCCAGACTGGGACTCAGCAGACGACCTCCACAACCCCAACAAGTCCAGAATGCAAAACAAGCAGATGCAG ATTGTGGTACTCACTCGGAAGGTCTGGATGCTTCAGTTTGCCACAAACTTGTGTCTGAacaccaacctgacatcaaagaacCAGTAGAGGGAGCTGTTGGACCATTGTTCAGTAACCAAAACTCCTCTCAAAATGTTGCTGGATCCTCTCTGGGTTGTGTGACACAAGTAGCTGACAATGATACGCAG GATGCATCAACATCAAGTACAGGAGCGACCCAAAGTCTTCCAAGTTTCACAATAATTCAAGACA CGCTGTCGCAGCAGGAGCCTTCAGATCCAGAGGAACCATTCTTCATCCTGTCTCTGACTGAGATCCCAGTCGGCCCATCAGGGGAGGTGGCGGGCAGTGTGCCTGAACCCCTCCCTTATCTTCCTGTAACAGATGCTTCAATAGAGCAACAGAG CATTCCTGGAGATagttctgcagcagcaggagacgGGCCTGTCTCTGATGTCGCCGTGCCTGTGTCCGTGGAGGAGAGTGATGTGACAGGCCTCATCAATGTAAAAGATATTGGGCCTGACCCAGCTGCATAT GGTTGGAACAAGGAGAATCCAGTGGATCCACATG AGAGTACTGCAGTCCATCCATCTAAATTACCAGAGACTGTAGAGAAGAATGATGAGACTGAGATTCCCCCTACAAAGCAGAGGGGCACTAGAAGAAGAG AAGCACAGGTTAAGCCTAATATTACAAAGAGGAAACAAGCCAGCAAGACCCTCGCTGCCAAGGAAGCAGAGTCAATCACCATCCAGACAGACACCACCCAGCACCCAGAGCTTCCTGGGCCTTCTGTGCAGTCAAAAGCCTGTGATGACGTTGTCActgagccacagacaggaagtggggATCATGCAGATGTTGAAAAGGAGACTCGGGCAGTTCGGGAGGACCCTGAGGGTAGCAGCTCGGgagcacaaactacacggaCTAGGGCGACTAGTATTCAGCAGAG AAGAGCCAAAGACTTCCTTCCCTTCATTTCTGAGACAAACAACGCTGCCCCTGCAAGCGATTCTCCACCTGGCAAAGCAGCTTCCAAGGGCCGAAAGGTCAGAGCTCCACGCGCAGCAGGAAAACGCTCCGCCCCGGCACCTGTAGCCTCAACATCACACGATGACGCTCCCACACGCAGTGCGACACAGCCGACAGAGGAAACCCACTCAGCGTCCTCTACCACATCACAAACAGAGCCGAGCCGACTACGCTCGGTCACAACTCCGTGTCCAGCAGAG GTTTCAGCTTCTCAGCCCTGTGTGGAGAGCAGCTCTATAGAGGAGGAGCCCACCAACGTGTCTCAGTACTTCTTAAGTGACATTTTTACAGAAGTAGATGAGGCATGA